In a single window of the Anaerolineae bacterium genome:
- a CDS encoding GAF domain-containing protein: MDTAQKEANVTLEQALRRANLLAAAAEVSQNITHIMDIDELLPKTVDIICDAYDFYYSGVFLIDEAGEFAVLRAGRGEPGRVMIENNHKLAVGGNSMIGACTALNEARISLDVDTEKVWYPNPVLPETRSEMALPLAIGERVIGAVTVQSVEAAAFSDEDVSSLQAMANQLAIALDNARQRQELEETHAELLRAKTFEAIATATGDAIHWIGNKAEPIGGSVERIRHDIQLLIVAAAGMLPDADEADEADEAIKKHPLAQLLQKEAEVIRQNNPELAAGAAKLNRLSPDKLQKRLSLASIMEDLEIIEEAGRLIMRVKEDMIGPAREQAPRPTMIDDVVKDVVSEIDVPADMITIEVQPGLPLALADPVQLNRVFVNLIKNAYEAMENQTKPHITLSIRPDSGGDFVLVDVTDNGSGIPEDALNKIWITFHTTKGIKGHTGLGLPACRLILEQIGGHISVTSQPGRGSTFTVSLPVFKGKEATAKGEMGRGKILLIDDDDHWRNFAVTTLEDGGYKVATSGDNYRLENLDKYDLILIDDILAQGSAQEIMQTLKNEGAIAKTVAVSTNPRVERTKERKLLGVHNLILKPHTRASLLTEVKSALKSIHSS, from the coding sequence ATGGACACAGCTCAAAAAGAAGCAAATGTAACCTTAGAACAAGCCTTGCGCCGGGCCAATTTACTGGCCGCCGCCGCCGAAGTGAGTCAAAATATTACCCACATCATGGATATTGACGAGTTATTGCCCAAAACCGTTGACATTATCTGTGACGCCTATGATTTTTATTACTCCGGCGTTTTTCTCATTGACGAAGCCGGTGAATTTGCCGTATTGCGGGCCGGCAGGGGCGAACCCGGCCGGGTGATGATAGAAAACAATCACAAACTGGCCGTAGGAGGCAACTCAATGATTGGGGCCTGCACGGCTCTCAATGAGGCTCGCATCTCGTTAGACGTAGATACGGAAAAAGTGTGGTACCCCAACCCCGTTTTGCCGGAAACCCGCTCAGAGATGGCTTTGCCGCTGGCCATTGGCGAGAGGGTGATTGGCGCGGTAACGGTGCAAAGCGTGGAAGCGGCGGCTTTTTCAGATGAAGACGTCTCCTCGTTGCAGGCAATGGCCAACCAGTTAGCCATTGCCCTGGACAACGCCCGCCAGCGCCAGGAATTGGAAGAGACCCACGCCGAACTGCTGCGCGCCAAAACTTTTGAAGCCATTGCCACGGCCACCGGCGACGCTATCCACTGGATTGGCAACAAGGCCGAACCCATCGGCGGTTCGGTGGAGCGCATCCGGCACGATATTCAACTGCTGATCGTCGCGGCGGCCGGCATGCTGCCGGATGCGGACGAAGCCGACGAGGCCGACGAGGCCATTAAAAAACACCCCCTGGCCCAACTGCTCCAAAAAGAAGCGGAAGTTATCCGGCAGAACAATCCCGAGCTGGCGGCCGGCGCGGCCAAACTCAACCGCCTCTCCCCCGACAAACTGCAAAAACGGCTGAGCCTGGCCTCGATTATGGAAGACCTGGAGATCATTGAGGAAGCAGGCCGGTTGATCATGAGGGTTAAGGAGGATATGATCGGCCCGGCCCGCGAACAGGCCCCTCGCCCCACGATGATAGATGATGTGGTTAAAGACGTGGTGAGCGAAATTGATGTGCCGGCCGATATGATCACCATTGAGGTTCAACCAGGTTTGCCCCTGGCGCTGGCCGACCCGGTGCAGCTCAATCGCGTTTTTGTCAACCTGATCAAAAATGCTTACGAGGCCATGGAGAACCAAACCAAGCCGCACATCACCCTTTCCATCCGCCCAGATTCCGGCGGAGACTTTGTGCTGGTTGATGTTACAGACAACGGCAGCGGGATTCCCGAAGATGCTCTGAACAAAATTTGGATCACTTTCCACACCACCAAAGGCATCAAGGGACATACCGGCCTGGGGCTGCCGGCCTGCCGTTTGATTTTAGAACAAATAGGCGGCCACATTTCTGTCACCAGCCAGCCGGGCCGAGGCTCTACCTTTACCGTAAGCCTGCCTGTTTTTAAGGGAAAAGAAGCCACGGCCAAAGGGGAGATGGGGCGGGGCAAAATATTGCTCATTGACGATGATGACCATTGGCGTAACTTTGCTGTGACCACTCTGGAAGATGGCGGCTACAAAGTAGCTACTTCAGGTGATAACTATAGGCTTGAAAATCTGGATAAATACGATTTGATCTTGATTGACGATATTCTGGCCCAGGGATCGGCCCAGGAAATTATGCAGACCCTTAAAAACGAAGGGGCCATTGCCAAAACAGTGGCCGTGTCAACAAATCCGCGGGTGGAACGAACTAAAGAACGCAAATTGTTGGGGGTTCATAACCTGATCCTCAAACCCCATACCCGGGCCAGTTTGCTCACTGAAGTAAAAAGCGCGTTAAAGTCAATCCACTCAAGCTAA
- a CDS encoding response regulator produces MEIEPKILVVDDEENLLRSVAKTLLREGFEVETADGNIAAYELVQESLREDELFDLVILDLNMPDFSGKESKYAGLELLERLKTEVPDLPVMVNSAWDEVETAKVCIDKGAADYFVKGRTDEMLEKIRAVLGISE; encoded by the coding sequence ATGGAGATAGAACCAAAAATTCTGGTGGTAGACGACGAGGAGAATCTGCTGCGCAGTGTCGCCAAAACCCTGCTTAGAGAAGGGTTTGAGGTGGAAACGGCCGACGGCAACATCGCCGCTTATGAACTTGTGCAAGAATCTTTGCGCGAGGACGAACTTTTTGATCTGGTTATCTTGGATTTGAACATGCCCGATTTTTCAGGCAAAGAATCCAAATATGCCGGGTTAGAACTCCTGGAACGACTCAAAACCGAAGTCCCCGACCTGCCGGTGATGGTCAACTCGGCCTGGGATGAAGTGGAAACGGCCAAGGTGTGCATAGATAAAGGGGCCGCCGATTATTTTGTCAAAGGCCGCACCGATGAGATGTTGGAAAAGATACGCGCGGTATTGGGAATTTCTGAATAA